Genomic DNA from Amycolatopsis alba DSM 44262:
CCAGCAGCACCCAGGTCGCGTGGTCGCAGCCGGAGGAGAAACTCCAGCGCCCGCTGAGCCGGTAGCCGCCGTCGACGACGTCCGCCTTGCCCATCGGCGCGTACGACGAGGAGATCCGGACATCGACGTCGTCGCCCCAGACGTCCTGCTGCGCCTGCGCCTCGAACAGGCCGAGGTGCCACGGGTGGACGCCGAGGATGGAGGCGACCCAGCCCGTGGACCCGCACGCGCTCGCGACGAGTTTGACCGCGGTGTAGAAGCTGACCGGGTCGGCTTCGAGACCACCGAAGGTCTTCGGCTGCAGGAGTTTGAAGAATCCGGTCTCCTGCAAGGATTTGACGGATGCCTCGGGAACGCGCCTGGCGTCCTCCGCCTCCTGCGCGCGTTCCCGCAGGACCGGCAGCAGCTCCCGGATCCCCGCGATCACGTCCTGCGCGGCGTGCTCGCTCATATGCGTTCCCTCTCTCGCCGTACTCCGTGAACCGGATCCAAGACTAGAACACGTTCTCGTTTTTGTCGACCGATCCCCGGTCGAGGGCACTGTGCGCTCCCGCACGCCGCCCGGAAAACACGCAGTCGGCCAGCGACAGACCGCTCACATAGGACCTAGAACAGATTCCCACCGCGGTCCGGCCCGCCGCGTACAGACCGCGGATCGGGACACCCGCGCCAGAACGAACCGCGCCGGTCTCCTCGTCCACGACCAGGCCGCCCAGCGTCAGCATCGGGCACGGGTAGCCCAGGTTCGGCTTGATCGAGACGTCGATCAGCGAGTACGGCGCCTGATCCAGCGGACGCGCGAATTCCGGGGGTTTGCCCATCGGATCCGCACCCGAGCGCGAGGCTTCGACACTGGCGGCCAGCCCGGCGGGATCCACCCCGGCCTTGCGCGCGACGTCTTCGAGCGAGCCCGCGACGACGCGTTGCCGCAGCAGGTAGCGCACCTGAAGTCCTTGGAACCATTGACTTTGCTTCCGCGCGTCACGGCGCACCTCACCGACGATGGCGTCGTCGACCAGCAGCCAGCCGCGCCCTTCGTGTTCGGTGATCATGCGTTCGCCGACGGCCGCGCCGTACCGGGATTCGTCGATGATCCGGCCGCCCGTCTTGCTCACGAGCAGGCCGCCGAGGAACGCCGACGGCGGGGTGATGAACCGCCAGGCGGAGATCCGCCCGAGTTCCGCGGTGGCCCCGCCCGCCTCGACCCCCATCCGGATCCCGGATCCGTCGTCGGCGGAGGTCCCGAGCGCCAGGCCTCCGCGATACGCGGGAGCGTGCTCACGCACCATCTCGCGGTTCGCGATGAACCCGCCCGCCGCGAGCACAACCCCGCGCGAGGCGGAAATCCGCAGCTCACGGCCGTAGCGACGTTCGATGCGCTCCACCCGCCGATGCAGCGACTTCCGCAACGATGGCACGTAGATCCCCGGCTTCGCGGCGTACGCGGCCAGCTTCCGATGCGTCGCCCGCACACGCGCGGGCGCGTCCCGCAGGGTGGACACGACGACACCGGTCACGCTCCCGTCGGTGTCCACGATCAGATTTCGAGCCGCAGTCTGCGGCAGCACCTGGATGCCGCGCCGCCGGACCGCCTCGGCCAGTCGTTTCATCAGCAGCTTGCCGGAGGTCCCCGGACCTTTGACCCGATGCCCGCGCGGCGCG
This window encodes:
- a CDS encoding FAD-binding protein, producing the protein MDSLVADVVIVGFGAAGACAAIEAADAGAKVLILERFSGGGASAVSGGVVYAGGGSAQQRDAGVDDSVDAMYDYLRLEVGDVVSEETLRRFCAGSTEMISWLEGNGVPFEGSLCPYKTSYPSDKHYLYYSGSEAAGGFRDAAKPAPRGHRVKGPGTSGKLLMKRLAEAVRRRGIQVLPQTAARNLIVDTDGSVTGVVVSTLRDAPARVRATHRKLAAYAAKPGIYVPSLRKSLHRRVERIERRYGRELRISASRGVVLAAGGFIANREMVREHAPAYRGGLALGTSADDGSGIRMGVEAGGATAELGRISAWRFITPPSAFLGGLLVSKTGGRIIDESRYGAAVGERMITEHEGRGWLLVDDAIVGEVRRDARKQSQWFQGLQVRYLLRQRVVAGSLEDVARKAGVDPAGLAASVEASRSGADPMGKPPEFARPLDQAPYSLIDVSIKPNLGYPCPMLTLGGLVVDEETGAVRSGAGVPIRGLYAAGRTAVGICSRSYVSGLSLADCVFSGRRAGAHSALDRGSVDKNENVF